The Streptomonospora litoralis genome window below encodes:
- the modA gene encoding molybdate ABC transporter substrate-binding protein produces the protein MASRPTRQGDFLDAVRRLLRRGAAAAAAVGVLAAGAACAPVEGGEGSGDTGGGAAQRTLTVFAAASLTEAFEELGGRFEEEHPDARVEFNFAGSSDLANQINEGAPADVFASADTHTMDLVVEEGRTAKEPVVFVRNTLRIAVPADNPAGVDGLADLADPAVKVVLCAEEVPCGAASAEALDAAGLEVAPVSRERDVKAALTKAELGEVDAALVYRTDIRAADGVKGIAFPEADEAANDYPVAVLEGAARPGLAEAWVEFVRSGDGDEVLDDAGFSTL, from the coding sequence ATGGCTAGTCGTCCGACCCGACAGGGCGACTTCCTCGACGCCGTCCGGCGGCTGTTGCGCCGCGGCGCCGCCGCGGCCGCGGCGGTCGGGGTGCTGGCGGCCGGTGCCGCCTGCGCGCCGGTGGAAGGCGGCGAGGGCAGCGGGGATACAGGAGGGGGCGCCGCACAGCGCACACTCACCGTGTTCGCCGCGGCGTCGCTCACCGAGGCGTTCGAGGAGCTGGGCGGGCGGTTCGAGGAGGAGCACCCCGACGCGCGGGTGGAGTTCAACTTCGCCGGCAGCTCCGACCTCGCCAACCAGATCAACGAGGGCGCCCCCGCCGATGTGTTCGCCTCCGCCGACACCCACACCATGGACCTCGTCGTCGAGGAGGGCCGTACCGCGAAGGAACCGGTCGTCTTCGTCCGCAACACCCTGCGGATCGCCGTTCCCGCGGACAACCCCGCCGGGGTCGACGGCCTGGCCGACCTCGCCGATCCCGCGGTCAAGGTCGTACTGTGCGCCGAGGAGGTGCCCTGCGGCGCGGCGTCGGCCGAGGCCCTGGACGCCGCCGGCCTGGAGGTCGCCCCCGTGTCGCGGGAGCGCGACGTCAAGGCGGCGCTGACGAAGGCGGAACTGGGCGAGGTAGACGCGGCGCTTGTCTACCGCACCGACATCCGCGCCGCCGACGGAGTGAAGGGGATCGCCTTCCCCGAGGCCGACGAGGCGGCCAACGACTACCCGGTCGCCGTGCTGGAAGGTGCCGCCCGGCCCGGTCTCGCCGAGGCGTGGGTGGAGTTCGTCCGCTCCGGCGACGGCGACGAGGTGCTCGATGACGCAGGTTTCAGCACCCTCTGA
- the coaA gene encoding type I pantothenate kinase has protein sequence MELDRPAWAALRDTTPLPLTEDDLEALRGTTDPTSLDDVRDIYLPLSRLLNLYVSATRQRHAAVRGFLGEGDQPMPFIIGVAGSVAVGKSTTARLLRTLLAQWPDHPNVELVSTDNFLHSNAVLQERGIMNRKGFPESYDRRALVRFVSEMKAGAPRMEIPVYSHLAYDLVPGQTQTVQRPDILIVEGINVLQPPLPGRLAVADFFDFSIYVDAKVEHIRAWYLDRFLALRRTAFSDPRSYFHAMASETDEEQAVEFASGVWRSINEVNLVENILPTRGRATLVLHKGADHTIRRVRLRKT, from the coding sequence GTGGAACTCGACCGGCCGGCGTGGGCGGCGCTGCGCGACACGACGCCGCTTCCGCTGACCGAGGACGACCTCGAAGCGCTGCGGGGCACGACCGACCCGACGTCGCTCGACGACGTGCGCGACATCTACCTGCCGCTGTCCCGACTGCTCAACCTCTACGTCAGTGCGACTCGGCAGCGGCACGCGGCCGTGCGCGGCTTCCTCGGCGAAGGCGACCAGCCGATGCCCTTCATCATCGGCGTCGCCGGCAGCGTTGCGGTCGGCAAGTCCACAACGGCCCGCCTCCTGCGCACACTGCTGGCGCAGTGGCCCGACCACCCGAACGTGGAACTGGTCAGCACGGACAACTTCCTGCACTCCAACGCGGTGCTGCAGGAGCGGGGCATCATGAACCGCAAGGGGTTCCCGGAGAGCTACGACCGGCGCGCCCTCGTCCGGTTCGTGTCGGAGATGAAGGCCGGCGCGCCGCGGATGGAGATCCCCGTCTACTCCCACCTGGCCTACGACCTGGTCCCCGGCCAGACGCAGACCGTGCAGCGGCCCGACATCCTCATCGTCGAGGGCATCAACGTGCTGCAGCCGCCGCTGCCCGGACGGCTCGCGGTGGCCGACTTCTTCGACTTCTCCATCTACGTCGATGCGAAGGTGGAGCACATCCGCGCCTGGTACCTGGACCGCTTCCTGGCGCTGCGCCGCACGGCCTTCTCCGACCCCCGCTCCTACTTCCACGCGATGGCCAGCGAAACGGACGAGGAGCAGGCCGTCGAGTTCGCGTCGGGCGTCTGGCGCAGCATCAACGAGGTCAACCTGGTCGAGAACATCCTGCCGACGCGCGGCCGGGCCACGCTCGTGCTGCACAAGGGGGCCGACCACACCATCCGCCGGGTGCGGTTGCGCAAGACCTGA
- a CDS encoding NUDIX hydrolase, with translation MGDGISVAEGIHFPDTADGARWVAGALVTDGEGRVFVQRRSPDRRLFPGCWDLVGGHVEPGETMPEALSREIAEETGWRLTAVVAELDRLVWTPADGVERHEADYLVRVAGDLAAPRLEPGKHTDFRWIGEGELHILQESRDPGDTFIAETAALGLARARTPE, from the coding sequence TTGGGGGACGGCATCAGTGTGGCCGAGGGGATCCATTTCCCCGATACCGCCGACGGCGCGCGGTGGGTGGCGGGAGCGTTGGTCACCGACGGCGAGGGCCGGGTGTTCGTACAGCGCCGCTCACCCGACCGGCGGCTGTTCCCCGGCTGCTGGGACCTGGTCGGCGGCCACGTCGAGCCCGGCGAGACGATGCCGGAGGCGCTGAGCCGCGAGATCGCCGAGGAGACCGGCTGGCGGCTGACCGCCGTCGTCGCCGAACTGGACCGCCTGGTGTGGACTCCCGCGGACGGTGTGGAACGCCATGAGGCGGACTACCTCGTGCGCGTTGCGGGCGACCTCGCGGCGCCCCGGCTGGAGCCCGGAAAGCACACGGACTTCCGCTGGATCGGCGAGGGGGAGCTGCACATCCTGCAGGAGAGTCGCGACCCGGGCGACACGTTCATCGCCGAGACGGCGGCCCTCGGGCTGGCACGCGCTCGAACCCCGGAGTAA
- a CDS encoding PrsW family glutamic-type intramembrane protease, with protein sequence MDEQAMITRDLALRLCANATEFDRSWIGEDAKIVVPFTAPRDTALIERVVSAGRALGVDRLLVCRTRAEFAYEPVTEVSADARSVVHVIRAWGDEPTDVLVAVEDFSAAVLVTSTTLTVAAGPPDFLRPLVGADLEAARASFAEEARESRDPELLRAAQLYTCLEPGARHARNPRGPGPDLAERFAVRAARLREKSPGAAAALGALRGGWAWTMLAVLLTAPLFVPATGAALPIAIGMLWLVVQLAWMSRSRTVAFATLVRVLLLGALLVWPLAAVEQALTSSLGADPWMSYTYIAVWVEEVGKLLPLLLVRLPARHRFRRFAAVDYLLVAAASGAGFQLAETLLRALPAAGSGGPVPLPPPALGFLPGAVALPDMGVHFSGHGVLTGIVGAALGLAAVGGRRPRGTWLWLLPPLAVGFAVLQHMIFNAAVAEFALGASLEPHPATAVLYRVTGGGTADRWLLLILLVCALLLDYRTARRAADVTPPLPGHPPLAGLRRRAYGRAVRLGVRVPGDIAPLFRRAALVWARAPLRLALTASEALHEVAVMLAAARRGPAALGTAWRFLRERRAYAMGAARAGERPWRRFPDSGDLRTTEQRLETVFFGAAAAVVWVAAAGAAAGEYAGAASGGAYTAFAAQFSTHPAYAAEAVRHAADWYGALPPSSRPWVWAWCAALVTLPAAGWSVPRRYPDAGAFLREPSRMAGRVLGALAPGQIPYAAAGLAGLLLPRGVDRLLRRR encoded by the coding sequence ATGGACGAGCAGGCCATGATCACCCGCGACCTCGCGTTGCGGCTCTGCGCCAACGCGACCGAGTTCGACCGGAGCTGGATCGGCGAGGACGCCAAGATCGTCGTCCCCTTCACCGCCCCCCGCGATACCGCGCTGATCGAGCGCGTCGTCTCCGCCGGCCGCGCCCTGGGCGTGGACCGCCTGCTCGTGTGCCGCACCCGTGCGGAGTTCGCCTACGAGCCGGTGACCGAGGTGTCCGCCGACGCGCGCAGCGTCGTGCACGTCATCCGCGCCTGGGGCGACGAACCCACCGATGTGCTGGTGGCCGTCGAGGACTTCTCCGCGGCCGTGCTCGTCACCTCCACGACGCTGACCGTCGCGGCCGGCCCGCCGGACTTCCTGCGCCCCCTGGTCGGCGCCGACTTGGAGGCCGCCCGCGCCTCGTTCGCCGAGGAGGCTCGCGAGAGCCGCGATCCCGAGCTGCTGCGCGCCGCCCAGCTCTACACCTGCCTGGAGCCCGGAGCCCGTCACGCCCGGAACCCGCGCGGTCCCGGTCCCGACCTCGCCGAACGGTTCGCGGTCCGGGCCGCCCGGCTGCGCGAGAAGTCGCCGGGCGCCGCCGCCGCGCTCGGTGCGCTGCGCGGCGGGTGGGCTTGGACGATGCTCGCCGTGCTGCTGACGGCGCCGCTGTTCGTGCCCGCGACCGGTGCGGCCCTGCCGATCGCGATCGGCATGCTCTGGCTGGTTGTGCAGCTGGCGTGGATGTCGCGTTCGCGTACGGTCGCCTTCGCGACCCTGGTGCGCGTCCTGCTACTGGGAGCGCTGCTGGTGTGGCCGCTGGCCGCCGTGGAACAGGCGCTGACCTCCTCGCTGGGGGCCGACCCGTGGATGTCCTACACCTACATCGCGGTCTGGGTGGAGGAGGTCGGCAAGCTGCTGCCGCTGCTGCTGGTGCGGCTGCCCGCCCGGCACCGCTTCCGCCGGTTCGCGGCGGTCGACTACCTGCTCGTGGCGGCCGCGTCGGGCGCGGGTTTCCAGTTGGCCGAGACCCTGCTGCGCGCGCTGCCCGCCGCGGGCTCGGGCGGGCCGGTCCCGCTGCCGCCGCCCGCACTCGGATTCCTGCCCGGCGCCGTCGCCCTGCCCGACATGGGCGTGCACTTCTCCGGGCACGGTGTGCTCACCGGCATCGTCGGCGCCGCACTGGGACTCGCCGCCGTCGGCGGGCGGCGCCCCCGGGGCACCTGGCTGTGGCTGCTGCCGCCGCTCGCTGTGGGCTTCGCCGTGCTGCAGCACATGATCTTCAACGCCGCCGTCGCGGAGTTCGCGCTCGGCGCCTCGCTGGAGCCCCACCCGGCCACCGCGGTGCTGTACCGGGTCACGGGCGGCGGCACGGCCGACCGGTGGCTGCTGCTGATCCTGCTCGTCTGCGCCCTACTGCTGGACTACCGCACCGCGCGCCGCGCTGCCGACGTCACACCGCCGCTTCCGGGACACCCGCCGCTGGCGGGGCTGCGCCGCCGCGCCTACGGGCGCGCCGTGCGGCTGGGCGTGCGCGTGCCCGGCGACATCGCCCCGCTGTTCCGGCGCGCGGCGCTGGTGTGGGCGCGGGCGCCGCTGCGGCTCGCGCTGACCGCCTCGGAGGCGCTGCACGAGGTCGCCGTGATGCTCGCCGCGGCGCGGCGCGGGCCGGCGGCCCTCGGTACGGCGTGGCGGTTCCTGCGTGAGCGCCGTGCCTATGCGATGGGCGCGGCGCGGGCGGGGGAGCGGCCGTGGCGCCGGTTCCCCGACAGCGGGGACCTGCGCACGACCGAGCAGCGGCTGGAAACGGTGTTCTTCGGTGCGGCCGCAGCCGTCGTCTGGGTCGCCGCGGCCGGAGCCGCGGCGGGGGAGTACGCCGGTGCGGCCTCAGGCGGTGCCTACACGGCGTTCGCCGCCCAGTTCTCCACTCATCCGGCTTATGCCGCCGAGGCTGTGCGCCACGCCGCCGACTGGTACGGCGCGCTGCCCCCGTCGTCGCGGCCGTGGGTGTGGGCGTGGTGCGCGGCACTGGTCACTCTGCCCGCTGCCGGGTGGTCGGTGCCTCGGCGATACCCGGACGCGGGGGCCTTTCTACGGGAGCCTTCGCGGATGGCGGGTCGTGTCCTGGGCGCTCTGGCCCCGGGCCAGATTCCCTACGCGGCGGCCGGGCTCGCCGGGCTGCTGCTCCCGCGCGGCGTGGACCGGCTGCTGCGGCGGCGCTGA
- a CDS encoding DUF4913 domain-containing protein: MTSTDDRIATEAAPARDGLSDRVAHLQNAMHRLGADVIRLQTQLSELAAAPEPAPEDDDGGATPFIFNMSRDAYKTELAALVTWVDDFLVPVYVGSGEDSRTAQGGGAAPWCPMWWEHHEAVGRLHALRLAYEELADTRTSGPSGPGVWHRDHLDPALERLRSPAGPFAACSATTGHRGSRTRSQPA; encoded by the coding sequence ATGACCTCCACAGACGACCGCATCGCCACCGAAGCCGCACCGGCCCGGGACGGGCTGTCCGACCGCGTCGCCCACCTGCAGAACGCCATGCACCGGCTCGGCGCGGACGTCATCAGGCTGCAGACCCAGCTCTCCGAGTTGGCCGCGGCGCCGGAACCCGCGCCGGAGGACGACGACGGCGGCGCGACGCCGTTCATCTTCAACATGTCCCGCGACGCCTACAAGACGGAGCTGGCGGCGCTGGTCACCTGGGTCGACGACTTCCTCGTCCCGGTGTACGTGGGGTCCGGCGAGGACAGCCGCACCGCCCAGGGCGGCGGCGCGGCGCCCTGGTGCCCGATGTGGTGGGAGCACCACGAGGCGGTCGGCCGACTGCACGCGCTGCGCCTGGCCTATGAGGAGCTGGCCGACACGCGAACGTCCGGCCCCTCCGGCCCCGGCGTCTGGCACCGCGACCACCTCGACCCCGCCCTGGAGCGGCTCCGGTCGCCCGCGGGCCCTTTCGCGGCGTGCTCGGCCACCACGGGCCACCGGGGTTCCCGCACGCGCTCCCAGCCGGCCTGA
- a CDS encoding Uma2 family endonuclease translates to MGAADESELPEHWFGDPDPRRLFSPWDWPVPPPCGITAHDLDKIPYLPRRVELIDGAPVFGSPQNLFHARTLSVLQRGLGEQVPERLRVARQMSVILGPRQRPDPDVAVVDAAADRGDDQTYYPAASVLLVIEVVSRDSEVRDRERKPQLYAQAGIAHFWRVEREAGDPVVYVYELDPATRSYVATGIHRRRLRLGVPFDVDIDLLQTRFE, encoded by the coding sequence ATGGGCGCGGCAGACGAGTCGGAACTCCCGGAGCACTGGTTCGGCGATCCGGATCCGCGGCGACTCTTCTCCCCATGGGACTGGCCCGTACCGCCGCCGTGCGGGATCACCGCCCACGACCTGGACAAGATCCCCTATCTGCCCCGTCGCGTCGAACTCATCGACGGCGCACCCGTCTTCGGTAGCCCGCAGAACCTTTTCCACGCCCGCACGCTCTCGGTGCTGCAGCGCGGATTGGGCGAGCAGGTTCCCGAGCGGCTGCGGGTCGCCCGCCAGATGAGCGTGATCCTGGGGCCGCGCCAGCGCCCCGATCCCGACGTCGCGGTCGTCGACGCGGCAGCCGACCGCGGGGATGACCAGACCTACTATCCGGCCGCGTCGGTGTTACTGGTGATCGAGGTGGTCTCTCGCGATTCCGAGGTACGCGACCGCGAACGCAAACCACAGTTGTACGCGCAGGCGGGCATAGCGCACTTCTGGCGGGTCGAGCGGGAGGCCGGTGACCCGGTGGTGTACGTCTACGAACTCGATCCGGCCACGCGCTCCTATGTCGCCACGGGCATTCACCGCAGGCGGCTGCGGCTCGGCGTGCCCTTCGACGTCGACATCGACCTGCTGCAAACCCGGTTCGAGTGA
- a CDS encoding ABC transporter ATP-binding protein → MTGNDSLRLDGAGDAAAPAEANRGGDKGLDARLVVDRGAFRLEAGLRARPGEVVAVLGPNGSGKSTALRALAGLESLSSGRILLGGRDITVAPAERRPVGMVFQDYLLFGHLSALDNVAFGPRCAGAGRAEARALAAELLETVGLADHAAARPRALSGGQAQRVALARALAVRPRLLLLDEPMAALDVHTRASVRSWLRHRLAALDYATVLVTHDPLDAMVLADRITVLESGRVVQEGAPGEVAQHPRTGYVARLVGLNLYRGSAQGTRVRVPVSDGFGAAEISLPQRWEGEVFVAFPPRAVALYRERPDGTPRNLWRLRIDGVERFGDQVRVHLVGAFPLLADITPEALAELRLAGGMEVWAGVKATEVRCYPA, encoded by the coding sequence ATGACCGGGAACGACAGCCTGCGGCTCGACGGCGCGGGGGACGCGGCGGCGCCGGCGGAGGCGAACAGGGGCGGAGACAAGGGGCTGGACGCGCGGCTGGTCGTGGACCGGGGCGCGTTCCGGCTGGAGGCCGGGCTGCGGGCGCGCCCCGGGGAGGTCGTCGCGGTGCTGGGCCCCAACGGGTCGGGCAAGTCGACCGCGCTCCGGGCACTGGCGGGCCTGGAGTCCCTCTCCTCGGGACGGATCCTACTGGGAGGCCGGGACATCACCGTCGCTCCGGCCGAGCGGCGCCCCGTCGGGATGGTGTTCCAGGACTATCTGCTCTTCGGCCACCTCTCCGCGCTGGACAACGTGGCCTTCGGCCCCCGGTGCGCGGGCGCGGGCCGCGCCGAGGCGCGCGCCCTGGCCGCCGAACTGCTGGAGACGGTGGGCCTGGCGGACCACGCCGCCGCCCGCCCGCGCGCGCTGTCGGGCGGCCAGGCGCAGCGTGTCGCGCTGGCACGGGCTCTGGCGGTGCGCCCGCGGCTGCTGCTGCTCGACGAGCCGATGGCGGCGCTGGACGTGCACACCCGTGCGTCGGTGCGCTCGTGGCTGCGTCACCGCCTGGCCGCGCTGGACTACGCGACGGTGCTGGTCACGCACGACCCGCTGGACGCGATGGTGCTCGCCGACCGGATCACGGTGCTCGAATCGGGCCGGGTGGTCCAGGAGGGCGCGCCGGGCGAGGTGGCCCAGCATCCGCGGACCGGCTACGTCGCCCGGTTGGTGGGACTCAACCTGTACCGGGGGAGTGCCCAGGGCACCCGCGTCCGCGTGCCGGTGAGCGACGGCTTCGGCGCGGCGGAGATCTCTCTGCCCCAGCGGTGGGAAGGCGAGGTGTTCGTCGCCTTCCCGCCTCGGGCCGTCGCCCTGTACCGCGAGCGCCCCGACGGCACTCCGCGCAACCTGTGGCGGTTGCGCATCGACGGTGTGGAGCGCTTCGGCGACCAGGTGCGCGTGCACCTGGTGGGCGCGTTCCCGCTACTGGCGGACATCACCCCCGAGGCCCTGGCGGAGCTTCGGCTGGCGGGCGGCATGGAGGTCTGGGCCGGAGTGAAGGCGACCGAGGTCCGCTGCTACCCGGCGTAA
- a CDS encoding ABC transporter permease: protein MTQVSAPSDPTPRERRARLRVRSGRFPWLLMVPALLGLVFLVLPFAGLLARAPWPTLVTRLLMPDVRGALWLSLTTATAATAVSVCLGVPLAWLLARTEFPGRRLLRALVTVPLVIPPVVGGVALLLALGRRGIVGRYLDEWFGLTLPFTSAAVVVAQVFVAMPFLVISVEGALRGADRRFEEAAATLGASRAVVFRRVTLPMVGPGVIAGAVLAWARALGEFGATITFAGNFPGRTQTMPLAVYLAMQESPESAIVLSLVLLGVSLVILVALRDRWVGAA, encoded by the coding sequence ATGACGCAGGTTTCAGCACCCTCTGACCCGACCCCGCGCGAGCGCAGGGCCCGGCTGCGCGTGCGGTCGGGGCGGTTCCCGTGGCTGCTGATGGTGCCCGCCCTGCTCGGGCTGGTCTTCCTGGTGCTGCCGTTCGCCGGGCTGCTCGCCCGCGCGCCGTGGCCGACTCTCGTCACCCGGCTGCTGATGCCCGACGTGCGCGGGGCACTGTGGCTGTCGCTGACCACCGCCACCGCGGCCACCGCCGTCTCGGTGTGCCTGGGCGTGCCGCTGGCCTGGCTGCTCGCGCGCACCGAGTTCCCCGGCCGCCGACTACTGCGGGCGCTGGTCACGGTGCCGCTGGTGATCCCGCCGGTCGTCGGCGGTGTCGCGCTGCTGCTCGCGTTGGGGCGGCGCGGGATCGTCGGGCGCTACCTGGACGAGTGGTTCGGCCTGACGCTGCCCTTCACCTCGGCGGCGGTGGTCGTCGCCCAGGTGTTCGTGGCGATGCCGTTCCTGGTAATCAGCGTCGAAGGCGCGCTGCGGGGGGCCGACAGGCGCTTCGAGGAGGCCGCGGCCACCCTCGGCGCGTCGCGGGCGGTCGTCTTCCGGCGCGTCACGCTGCCGATGGTGGGGCCCGGCGTGATCGCCGGTGCTGTGCTGGCCTGGGCTCGGGCGCTGGGCGAGTTCGGCGCCACGATCACCTTCGCCGGCAACTTCCCCGGCCGCACCCAGACCATGCCGCTGGCGGTCTACCTGGCCATGCAGGAGAGCCCGGAGTCGGCGATCGTGCTGAGCCTGGTGCTGTTGGGCGTGTCCCTGGTCATCCTGGTCGCACTGCGTGACCGGTGGGTGGGGGCGGCATGA
- a CDS encoding endonuclease/exonuclease/phosphatase family protein, whose amino-acid sequence MTAAVAVGVLPWGAWAAVRVTGVEGGFPAVALIAFTPYVAATSVVPLAFALLTRRGWAALAAAAAAVALFACVLPRGLPGPEPAAAPRGPRLTVLSANVYYGLADPDALVRLVREHGVDVLSLQELTPQSDDALTRAGLRALLPYDVTHAGTGPVGGAIYAAHPLKEVGGHEWNAYFAMPRARLQLPDAAPVEIVSAHAMPPSDAQSIPGWADSLRQLPDARPGGDIRILAGDFNATLDHAELRALLATGYTDAADATGAGWRPTWPAGGSLPGTAIDHVLVDRRVDVRHTSIHRLPDTDHHAVLAELALPRG is encoded by the coding sequence GTGACCGCCGCGGTCGCCGTGGGCGTACTGCCGTGGGGTGCGTGGGCGGCGGTCCGCGTCACCGGCGTCGAAGGCGGGTTCCCCGCCGTCGCGCTGATCGCGTTCACGCCCTACGTCGCGGCCACCTCCGTCGTGCCCCTGGCCTTCGCCCTGCTGACGCGGCGGGGTTGGGCCGCGCTGGCCGCCGCGGCAGCAGCCGTCGCACTGTTCGCCTGCGTCCTGCCGCGCGGACTTCCGGGCCCGGAACCCGCCGCCGCTCCGCGCGGGCCGCGGCTGACGGTGCTGTCGGCGAACGTCTATTACGGTCTGGCGGACCCGGATGCGCTGGTGCGGCTGGTCCGCGAGCACGGCGTCGACGTGCTCAGCCTGCAGGAGCTGACCCCCCAGTCCGACGACGCGCTCACCCGCGCGGGCCTGCGCGCGCTGCTGCCCTACGACGTCACTCACGCCGGCACGGGGCCGGTCGGCGGCGCGATCTATGCGGCGCACCCGTTGAAGGAGGTCGGCGGGCACGAGTGGAACGCGTACTTCGCCATGCCCCGGGCCCGGTTGCAACTCCCCGATGCCGCCCCGGTGGAGATCGTTTCGGCGCACGCGATGCCGCCCAGCGACGCCCAGTCGATCCCGGGGTGGGCCGACTCGCTGCGGCAGCTGCCCGATGCGCGGCCCGGCGGCGACATCCGCATCCTCGCGGGCGATTTCAACGCGACACTGGACCACGCCGAGCTGCGCGCACTGCTGGCGACCGGCTACACCGACGCCGCCGACGCCACGGGCGCCGGCTGGCGCCCCACCTGGCCCGCCGGCGGGTCGCTGCCCGGCACCGCGATCGACCACGTGCTGGTCGATCGCCGCGTCGACGTGCGGCACACCTCCATCCACCGCCTGCCCGACACCGACCACCACGCCGTACTCGCCGAACTGGCCCTGCCGCGCGGCTGA
- a CDS encoding TOBE domain-containing protein, giving the protein MPMFRISEVAGLVGVSGDTVRRWVDSGRLRAARDAHGHRTVDGADLAAFLRADPGDDPARQVSSARNRFRGLVTAVIRDEVMAQVEIQAGPHRVVSLMSREAADELGLGVGSTATAVVKSTNVVVENEPAKGQRHG; this is encoded by the coding sequence GTGCCGATGTTCCGAATCAGTGAGGTCGCCGGGCTCGTCGGGGTCAGCGGCGACACGGTCCGCCGCTGGGTGGACTCCGGTCGGCTGCGCGCCGCACGCGACGCCCACGGGCACCGCACGGTCGACGGCGCCGACCTCGCCGCCTTCCTGCGCGCCGACCCGGGCGACGACCCCGCTCGCCAGGTCTCCTCGGCGCGCAACCGGTTCCGCGGTCTGGTCACCGCGGTGATCCGCGACGAGGTGATGGCCCAGGTCGAGATCCAGGCCGGGCCGCACCGCGTGGTGTCGCTGATGAGCCGCGAGGCCGCCGACGAACTGGGACTCGGCGTGGGATCGACCGCCACAGCGGTGGTGAAGTCGACGAACGTCGTCGTCGAGAACGAGCCGGCGAAAGGACAACGCCATGGCTAG
- a CDS encoding NAD(P)H-hydrate dehydratase: MRNAHSVDTVRKAEGGLMARLPEGTLMQRAAAGLAVVCARMLPRTYGARVVLLVGSGDNGGDALYAGTLLARRGASVRAVLVGSRVHEGGLAALRAAGGRLVAVPDAAEGIGDSDAAAEVAAADLLVDGLVGIGGSGGLREPHAAIAGLAGAAEAPVVAVDLPSGIDADTGAVDGPAVRADVTVTFGTHKPGLFVDPGATRAGVVELVDIGLGPELPGAALECPQTEDIAGLLPRPSAESDKYRRGVLAMAVGSDRYRGAAVLAVGGAMRTGVGMVRYAGSEGVVTEVLNRWPEAVSSVLDPMDPLSGLPARVAAWVVGPGRGLHPMAQAELETVLDSARPALADADAITLVSKNPRLVRERSAPTLLTPHAGELARLLPDTEREEVEARRLSYAARAADEYGCTILLKGSTTVVAEPGHPAIANPTGSALLATAGSGDVLSGVIGAFLASGAAPREAAMCGAYVHGLAARLAHDGAPISASDLFDALPAALAEVR, from the coding sequence GTGCGCAACGCACACTCCGTCGACACGGTGCGCAAGGCCGAAGGCGGGCTGATGGCCCGGCTGCCCGAGGGCACGCTGATGCAGCGGGCCGCTGCGGGGCTCGCCGTCGTGTGTGCGCGCATGCTGCCGCGCACCTACGGGGCGCGGGTCGTGCTGCTCGTCGGCAGCGGCGACAACGGCGGCGACGCCCTGTACGCGGGGACACTGCTGGCCCGGCGCGGCGCCTCGGTGCGGGCGGTGCTGGTGGGCTCGCGCGTCCACGAAGGCGGGCTGGCGGCGCTGCGGGCGGCCGGGGGCCGCCTGGTCGCGGTGCCTGATGCGGCCGAGGGCATCGGCGACTCCGACGCCGCCGCCGAGGTCGCCGCGGCCGACCTCCTCGTCGACGGCCTCGTCGGCATCGGGGGCAGCGGGGGACTGCGCGAGCCGCACGCCGCCATCGCGGGCCTGGCGGGCGCCGCCGAGGCCCCGGTGGTCGCGGTCGACCTGCCCAGCGGTATCGACGCCGACACCGGTGCCGTGGACGGGCCGGCGGTACGCGCCGACGTGACCGTCACCTTCGGCACCCACAAGCCCGGCCTGTTCGTCGACCCCGGCGCCACCCGCGCCGGGGTGGTGGAGCTGGTCGACATCGGGCTGGGGCCCGAGCTGCCGGGCGCCGCCCTGGAATGCCCGCAGACAGAGGACATCGCCGGGCTGCTGCCGCGCCCGTCGGCCGAATCCGACAAGTACCGGCGCGGCGTGCTGGCCATGGCGGTGGGCTCGGACCGCTATCGGGGTGCCGCCGTGCTGGCGGTGGGCGGGGCGATGCGCACCGGCGTCGGCATGGTCCGCTACGCCGGTTCCGAGGGCGTGGTCACAGAGGTGCTCAACCGCTGGCCCGAGGCCGTCTCCTCGGTGCTCGACCCGATGGATCCGCTTTCCGGGCTGCCCGCACGCGTGGCCGCGTGGGTCGTGGGGCCGGGGCGCGGCCTGCACCCGATGGCGCAGGCCGAACTGGAGACCGTCCTGGACTCCGCGCGCCCGGCGCTCGCCGACGCCGACGCGATCACCCTGGTATCCAAGAATCCCCGGCTGGTGCGGGAGCGTTCGGCGCCCACCCTGCTGACCCCGCACGCCGGCGAACTGGCGCGGCTGCTGCCGGACACGGAGCGCGAGGAGGTCGAGGCGCGCCGCCTGTCGTATGCGGCCCGCGCGGCCGACGAGTACGGGTGCACGATCCTGCTCAAGGGCTCGACCACGGTCGTCGCCGAGCCCGGCCATCCGGCGATCGCCAACCCCACCGGAAGTGCGCTCCTGGCCACCGCGGGAAGCGGCGATGTGCTTTCGGGTGTCATCGGCGCGTTCCTGGCCTCCGGAGCGGCGCCGCGCGAGGCCGCCATGTGCGGCGCCTACGTCCACGGGCTGGCCGCGCGCCTGGCCCACGACGGCGCCCCGATCTCCGCGTCGGACCTATTCGACGCGCTGCCCGCGGCGCTCGCCGAGGTCCGCTGA